The genomic window AGATGCCCACGAAAGACCAGAAGCAATGGAAGAAGCCTCCGTAATGATGGTTGGGCTGTCTCCCGAAAGAATTTTGCAGGGGTTGGTTCAGCTTCAACAGCAAAAAACAGGAAAGGAAAGAAATTACAGACCGGTTTCAGATTATTCGATGCCGAATGTTTCTGAAAAAATGGTGAGAATCATTTTGAGCTATACGGATTATGTTAACAGGGTAGTTTGGAGTAAGAAATAATATAATGAACGTACTGTTTCTTACTTTAGTAAAAATTGATACTTTACAGCAACGGGGTATTTATCATGATTTGATGCGCGAGTTCTCTGCTCACGGGCATAACCTTTATATTGTATCACCATTAGAAAGAAGGGAGAATAAAAAAACCTGCATTAAAACAGATGGAAATACAAAATTCCTGAATGTAAAAACCTTAAATATCCTGAAAACCAATTTTATTGAAAAAGGAATTTCTACATTATCAATAGAAAAATTATTCTTAAGAGCGATAAAAAAGTATTTTTCTGATGTAAAATTTGATTTGGTTATCTATTCTACACCACCCATTACTTTTACAAATCTTATTAAGTTTATCAAAAAAAGGGATAACGCAAAAACATATTTACTGTTAAAAGATATTTTTCCTCAAAATGCTGTAGATATGCAGTTTATGTCCGAAAAAGGATTTTTTTATAAATATTTCAGAAACAAAGAAAAGGAGCTTTACAATATTTCGGATAAGATTGGATGTATGTCAAAAGCCAATGTTGATTTTGTTTTGAGGCACAATTCTTATATTCCAAAAGAAAAAGTAGAGATCAATCCTAATTCGATTCAAATACAAGGTTTTGAAGAAATATCTCAAGAAGATAAGAATCAAATAAAATCTAAATATAATATTCCGACGGATAAAAAAATATTTATCTACGGCGGAAATCTTGGAAAACCGCAGGGAATAGATTTTCTCATTAAAACTTTAGATGCGGAAAAAGAAAATAAAAAAGGATTTTTCGTCATTGTCGGAGCCGGAACGGAATATGAAAAAATTAAGGATTGGATTGATAAAGCAAATCCAAAAAATGTATTATTAATTTCATTCTTACCTAAAAATGATTACGATCTTTTAGTACGGGTTTGTGATGTAGGATTAATATTTTTGCATAAAGATTTTACGATTCCGAATTATCCTTCAAGATTGTTATCATATCTTGAGTACAAAATTCCTGTAATTGCGGCTACGGATAAAAATACAGATATAGGAGAGGATATTGTAAACAATAATTGTGGGGCAGCAGTTTGTTCAGATGATATAGAATCTATGATGAAAACCGTAAATTTGTTCGCTGAAATGGATAAAGCTGAATTTGAGAAAATGAGACAGAATAGTTGGGATTTTTTAGAAAGAGAATTTCAGGCTTATATGTCTTATGAAAAAATAATGAAATCGTTGAACTAATAAAAAACCAGGTGTACAGAAATTTCTTCAAAAGAATTACGGATTTTTTAGTGTCAATAATCGGACTGCTGGTGCTAAGTCCTATTTTTCTATTGGTCATGATATGTTTATTTTTTGCCAACCAGGGCCAACCTTTTTTCTTTCAAAAAAGACCCGGGAAAAATGGTGAGGTTTTCAGTATCATAAAGTTTAAAACCATGAATGATAAGAAAGATAAAGATGGAAATCTCTTATCAGATGCTGAAAGATTGACACCTGTGGGTATTTTTGTGAGAAAAACTTCTTTAGATGAAATTCCGCAATTGATCAATGTAATAAAAGGCGATATGTCACTCATCGGGCCGAGGCCTCTTTTGGTGCAATATTTACCCATTTACAATAATCATCAGGCAAGACGACATGAAGTAAAACCCGGAATTACAGGATGGGCACAGGTGAATGGAAGAAATGCTATCTCATGGAAACAAAAATTTGATTATGATGTTTGGTATGTGGATAATATCTCTTTTTTACTCGATATAAAAATTATTTTTCTCACCATAAAAAAAGTGTTTATCCGAGAAGGAATTTCCCAGGAAGGCCAAGCTACAATGGAATTTTTTACCAACAACGAAAATGAATAATATACTAATAACTTCCGCTGGGCAAAGGGTTTCTTTGGTTCGTGCATTTCAAAAGGAAATAAAAAAGATTGATGAGAATGGTAAAGTTTTCACCGTAGATCTTAATCCTGTTTTAGCGCCTGCTTGTCATGTCTCAGATGGATATAAACAAATTAACAGAGTTACAGAATCAAATTATATTGCCAATCTGTTAGAGATTTGTAAAAGTTGGGATATTAAAATCATAATTCCTACGATCGATACAGAACTTCTTATTTTAGCAAAGCATAAATCTTTCTTCCTGCAAAACGGGATTATTCCTATTATTTCTTCAGAAAATTTTATTGAAAAATGCAGGGATAAAAGGATCATCAACGAATTTTTTAAAGAAAAAAATATAGAAATTCCAAAGCAATTTGATAAGGATAATATGTCGTTTCCTTTATTTATAAAACCTTACGACGGATCCTTAAGTAAAGATATATTTTTAATAAAAGAACCTTCGGAACTTACTGATTATCATATGCAAAATCCTAAACTTATGTTTATGGAGTATATAGATCAGACTATTTACGATGAATATACGGTGGATACTTATTATGATAAGAAAGGAGAGTTGAAATGCGTGGTTCCAAGAAAACGTATTTTTGTAAGGGCTGGTGAAGTAAATAAAGGGGTGACGCAGAAAAACGAGATAGAAAATTATGTAAGACAAAATATTCCCCAGATTGATGGCGCGGTAGGTTGCCTTACGATGCAGTTCTTTTTTCATCCGGGGGATAAAAGAATTATTGCCATAGAAATAAACCCTCGCTTTGGAGGAGGTTATCCTTTAAGTTATCTTGCGGGAGCAAATTATCCGGGATGGATTTTAAAAGAATATTTATTGGGTGAAAATATTTCCTACTTTGATGGGTGGGAGAGTAATTTATTAATGCTTCGTTATGATGATGAGATTTTAGTTCATAATTATGAAGGGTAAATATATTATATTTGATCTGGATGATACGCTCATGTATGAAATTGAGTATCTGGAATCGGCATATCATGAAATTGCAGAATTATTGGATATTCAAAATAAGGAAATGCTTTATCAGGATATGATCAATTGGTATCATGATAAAAAAGATGTTTTCGGAATTTTGGAAGAAAAATATTCACATGCAAAGATTGATTTATTGGATATTTACCGAAATCATTTTCCTAAAATTAAAATTGCGGAAGAAGTAAAATTTGTTTTAGATTATATTATAGGGAAGTCATATAAATTAGGATTAATCACAGACGGAAGGTCAGTAACTCAGAGAAATAAATTACGGGCTTTGGATATTGAAGACCTTTTTGATAAGATTATTATTTCTGAAGAATTCGGAAGTTCAAAGCCGGATTTTAAGAATTATGAAGGATTCATGGGCACAGAAGATCTCGATTATTTTTATATCGGAGATAATACCAAAAAAGATTTCATAGCACCTAATAGCTTAGGCTGGGTTACCATCGCATTGAAAGATGCCGGAAAAAACATCCACAAACAGGATTTTGATTGGTCAGAAGAACACAGACCACAAATAATAATAAATAATATTAAAGAGATCATTAGTTATATAAACTAAGTATTTTTAAGTTTTGATTTTATAAAAAATATACACACAATGTCACAAAAAATCTGGTTATCATCTCCGCATATGGGAGGGAATGAACTAAAGTATATCAATGAAGCTTTCGCTGAGAATTGGGTGGCTCCGCTAGGGCCGAATGTGAATGGTTTTGAAGAAGACCTGGAAAAATTTTTAGGAAAAAATACCAAGATTGCTGCCTTATCAGCTGGAACTGCAGCTCTGCATTTAGCCTTAATTCAGTGTGGAGTACAGTATGGAGATGAGGTGATTTGTCAGTCGATGACGTTTTCTGCATCAGCAAATCCGATCGCTTATTGCGGTGCAAATCCGGTTTTTATAGACAGCGAACCGGAAACATGGAATATGTGTCCTGTAGCTCTTAGAAATGCTATTGAAGACAGAATCCGAAATGGGAAAAAGCCAAAAGCCATCATTGTAGTTCATCTTTACGGGATGCCTGCAAAAATGGATGAGATCGTTTCTATTGCAAAAGAATTTGATATTGAACTGATTGAAGATGCTGCAGAAGCATTAGGATCTACATATAAAGGTCAGGCTTGCGGAACTTTCGGACGTTTTGGAATCTTAAGTTTTAATGGAAACAAAATTATAACGACTTCCGGAGGCGGAGCCTTGGTTTGTCACTCTCAGGAAGATAAGGATAAAATCGTTTTTCTTTCTACTCAGGCAAGAGATAATGCGCCTCATTATCAGCATTCTCATATTGGGTTTAATTATAGAATGAGCAATATCGTGGCCGGAATTGGCAGAGGGCAGATGGAAGTTCTGAAAAATAGAGTGGAAGCCCGCCGTTCTATGCATGATTTTTATGTGGATTTATTTAAAAATATTGATGGAGTGACTGTATTTTCCGAGCCATCTTCAGATTTTTATTCTAATCATTGGCTTTCTGCAATTATAGTAGATCCTTCTGTCACAGGGAAAACAAGAGAAGAACTTAGACTGGCTTTCTTGGAAGATAACATAGAATCTCGACCGTTGTGGAAACCGATGCATCTACAGCCAATTTTTGAAAATGCACCGTATTATGGAACTAATGTTTCGGGAAAACTTTTTGATGACGGGCTTTGTCTCCCTTCCGGATCAAATCTTACGGAAGAAGAAAAGGAGAGAATCGCTAAAGTGATCAGCAATTTTTTTAGCAATTAATTCTGAATAAATGAATCAATACAGGTATTGGAAGGTTATTTTCGATTGCTTTTTTGCAGCAGTTCTTATCATTCTGTTTTTACCGTTATTGATTGTATTATTTATTGTAGCAAGTGTAGACACCCGATCCAATGGTATTTTTTGTCAAAAGAGAATCGGACAATATGGAAAGCTGTTTATTATTTATAAATTTAAAACCATTCGGGATAAAGATGAATATTGTTCCAAAACCGGATCGGTATTAAGAAAATATAAACTTGACGAATTGCCACAATTATTTAATATCATAAAATGCGAAATGAGCTTTGTAGGTCCCAGACCTGATATTGAAGGGTATTACGACAAACTTCAGGGTGACGACAGAAAAGTTTTAGAATTAAAACCGGGAATCACTTCTGAAGCAAGCATTAAATACAGTAATGAAGAAACAATATTAAAAGCCCAGAACGAACCGCTGTTTTATAATGATGAGGTTTTATTTCCGGATAAGGTTAAAATGAATTTAGTATACCTGGAAAATATGTCTTTATCAAATGATTTTAAAATCCTCACAAAAACTATATTTAAAATATTCATAAAATAAGATTAAACTATTTAATTTATTTTTGCTCATTATTTAGATTATGAAAATAAAAGAAACCCCACTTAAGGACTGCTACATAATAGAACCCACCATCTTTGAAGACGACAGAGGTTATTTTTTTGAAAAATTTAATGAAAAGAAATTCGAAGAGCTTACCGGGATGAACGGGCACTTCGTTCAGGATAATATTTCAAAGTCTTCTTATGGAGTTCTTCGTGGCCTTCATTTACAGAAAGGTGAGCATGCGCAGGCAAAATTAGTTTCCTGTCTGGAAGGCAAAGTTTGGGATGTAGCAGTGGATTTGAGGGAAGATTCTCCTACTTTCGGACAATGGTTTGGAATAGAGCTTACGGAAGAAAATAAATTACAACTGTACATTCCGCGAGGATTCGGACATGGTTTTTCGGTATTGAGTGAAACAGCCGTTTTTGCTTATAAATGCGACAATTTTTACAATAAAGAATCAGAAGGTAGTGTAAAATACAATGATCCGGAACTGAATATTGACTGGAAAATTGAAGACAAAGATGCCGTTCTTTCCGAAAAGGATCAGAATGCGCCGGGTTTTAAAGAAAAGAATTTTTAATTTCATCATATTGAAAGCCACTTTATTGAAAGTGGCTTTTATTTTTTAATCCAGGACTCTTCAATATTTTGTATCTTTGCAAACTCAAAATCAAAAAGATGCGCACAAAATCTGTAGGTAAGAAGAAAATTAATGTTGTAACGCTTGGATGTTCCAAGAACGTATATGATTCTGAAGTCTTGATGAGCCAGCTGAAAGCCAATGGTAAAGAAGTTGTTCATGAAGACAAGGGAGATATTGTGGTCATCAATACCTGCGGATTTATTGATAATGCAAAGGAAGAATCCATCAACACCATTCTGGATTATGTAGAAGCCAAAAACAGAGGTGAAGTTGAAAAAGTTTTCGTGACAGGTTGTCTTTCAGAAAGATATAAACCGGATTTAATAAGAGAAATTCCGGATGTGGATCAATATTTTGGGACAAGAGATCTTCCGATTTTGTTAAAGCACTTAGGTGCAGATTACAAGCATGAGCTGGTAGGAGAAAGAATGACAACTACTCCGAAGCATTATGCCTATTTGAAGATTTCCGAAGGTTGCGACAGACCTTGCTCTTTCTGTGCAATTCCTTTAATGAGAGGAGGGCACGTTTCCACGCCGATTGAAAAACTGGTTACCGAAGCGCAGAAATTAGCAAAAAAAGGAACTAAAGAATTAATTTTAATTGCTCAGGATCTTACGTATTACGGACTGGATATTTACAAAAAACGCGCATTGGGTGACCTTTTGAAAGAATTGGTAAAAGTAGAAGGCATCGAATGGATTCGTCTTCATTATGCTTTCCCGAGCGGTTTTCCGGAGGATGTTTTAGATATTATCCGTGAAGAAGAGAAGGTTTGCAATTATATCGATATTCCACTTCAGCATATCAATTCAGATTTATTAAAATCAATGAAGAGAGGAACTACTCATGAAAAAACGGATGCACTTTTAAGTAAATTCAGAGAGAAAGTTCCTGATATGGCAATCAGAACTACGTTAATTGTAGGGTATCCCGGAGAAACGGAAGAAAGATTCCAGGAATTGAAAGATTGGGTGAGAGAACAAAGGTTCGACAGACTGGGATGTTTCACCTATTCACATGAGGAAAATACTTCTGCGTATGTTTTGGAAGATGATATTCCGCAAGAAATCAAAGAAGCAAGAGTAGAAGAGATCATGGAATTGCAGTCTCAGATTTCGTGGGAAAAAAACCAGGAGAAAATAGGGAATATATATAAATGTATTTTTGATCGTAAAGAAGGAAATTATTTTGTTGGAAGAACAGAATACGACTCGCCGGATGTAGATAATACAGTATTGGTTTCGGCAGAAAATACGTACATTTCTATTGGTGATTTTGCTGATGTACGAATCACTTCTGCCGAGGAATTTGATCTTTATGGTGAATTAACATAAATTATTCCCATATTATTGATTTTTATTTAAAAAAATTAAAGTAAATTTATCTTTATTTTGATATTTTTTAGGGTTAACGAAAATTAACATAAATTAATTAACTTTATGATTTTGTATAATTAGTTGATTTTCAGTAATTTATAATTTCAATCTTTTAAAATGTTAAAACTTTTTTGTTTAATGTTGTGTAAATTAAATAATAAAGTATTAACTTTGCGACATGAATGGATTTTATGAGTTCTATTCACTGAATATTAGATATTTAAAATAAATCAAAACTTAAAAGATTTTGAGTAATAAAAATCTTGGAAAATTTTTTAGTTTTAATTTAGCAACGCACAAGTTGGGATGAATGTCCCATTTGAATATAAATATCATTGATGAAAAATGTAATTTAAAATCTTTAAAAACTTATGAAAAAAATTTTATTAACAGCGACTATGTTAGTCGGCTTTGCAGCGGTTTCTCAGGCTCAGCAAGGACGTGTGGGTATTAACACAAATACACCTGCGTCTACATTAGATGTTGTAGGTACTCCTACAGATGCTACTAGACCTGATGCGCTATTGGTCCCTCGATTGACAGAAGATCAACTTGCAGCTAAAAATGCTGTATATGTTGATGGTACTGCAGGTACTCCAAGTCCTCAAAATGGAGCACTAGTTTATGTAACAGCTGCAGATGGTGCAACTACTGCTAAGACTGCAAATGTTACAGCACCTGGTATCTATTATTTTGATGGTAGTGCAGGTCAAAACGTATGGAAAACTTGGGGAACTGGTGGTTCTACACCTCCAAACTTCCAAATTCAAAAAGGTAGACTTCACTCTGCAAATGCTCCTATTGTATGGGCAGCGGATGATTATTCTGTA from Chryseobacterium wanjuense includes these protein-coding regions:
- a CDS encoding aminotransferase class I/II-fold pyridoxal phosphate-dependent enzyme, with protein sequence MSQKIWLSSPHMGGNELKYINEAFAENWVAPLGPNVNGFEEDLEKFLGKNTKIAALSAGTAALHLALIQCGVQYGDEVICQSMTFSASANPIAYCGANPVFIDSEPETWNMCPVALRNAIEDRIRNGKKPKAIIVVHLYGMPAKMDEIVSIAKEFDIELIEDAAEALGSTYKGQACGTFGRFGILSFNGNKIITTSGGGALVCHSQEDKDKIVFLSTQARDNAPHYQHSHIGFNYRMSNIVAGIGRGQMEVLKNRVEARRSMHDFYVDLFKNIDGVTVFSEPSSDFYSNHWLSAIIVDPSVTGKTREELRLAFLEDNIESRPLWKPMHLQPIFENAPYYGTNVSGKLFDDGLCLPSGSNLTEEEKERIAKVISNFFSN
- a CDS encoding HAD family hydrolase, with protein sequence MKGKYIIFDLDDTLMYEIEYLESAYHEIAELLDIQNKEMLYQDMINWYHDKKDVFGILEEKYSHAKIDLLDIYRNHFPKIKIAEEVKFVLDYIIGKSYKLGLITDGRSVTQRNKLRALDIEDLFDKIIISEEFGSSKPDFKNYEGFMGTEDLDYFYIGDNTKKDFIAPNSLGWVTIALKDAGKNIHKQDFDWSEEHRPQIIINNIKEIISYIN
- a CDS encoding ATP-grasp domain-containing protein, which translates into the protein MNNILITSAGQRVSLVRAFQKEIKKIDENGKVFTVDLNPVLAPACHVSDGYKQINRVTESNYIANLLEICKSWDIKIIIPTIDTELLILAKHKSFFLQNGIIPIISSENFIEKCRDKRIINEFFKEKNIEIPKQFDKDNMSFPLFIKPYDGSLSKDIFLIKEPSELTDYHMQNPKLMFMEYIDQTIYDEYTVDTYYDKKGELKCVVPRKRIFVRAGEVNKGVTQKNEIENYVRQNIPQIDGAVGCLTMQFFFHPGDKRIIAIEINPRFGGGYPLSYLAGANYPGWILKEYLLGENISYFDGWESNLLMLRYDDEILVHNYEG
- the rfbC gene encoding dTDP-4-dehydrorhamnose 3,5-epimerase, translating into MKIKETPLKDCYIIEPTIFEDDRGYFFEKFNEKKFEELTGMNGHFVQDNISKSSYGVLRGLHLQKGEHAQAKLVSCLEGKVWDVAVDLREDSPTFGQWFGIELTEENKLQLYIPRGFGHGFSVLSETAVFAYKCDNFYNKESEGSVKYNDPELNIDWKIEDKDAVLSEKDQNAPGFKEKNF
- a CDS encoding glycosyltransferase family 4 protein is translated as MNVLFLTLVKIDTLQQRGIYHDLMREFSAHGHNLYIVSPLERRENKKTCIKTDGNTKFLNVKTLNILKTNFIEKGISTLSIEKLFLRAIKKYFSDVKFDLVIYSTPPITFTNLIKFIKKRDNAKTYLLLKDIFPQNAVDMQFMSEKGFFYKYFRNKEKELYNISDKIGCMSKANVDFVLRHNSYIPKEKVEINPNSIQIQGFEEISQEDKNQIKSKYNIPTDKKIFIYGGNLGKPQGIDFLIKTLDAEKENKKGFFVIVGAGTEYEKIKDWIDKANPKNVLLISFLPKNDYDLLVRVCDVGLIFLHKDFTIPNYPSRLLSYLEYKIPVIAATDKNTDIGEDIVNNNCGAAVCSDDIESMMKTVNLFAEMDKAEFEKMRQNSWDFLEREFQAYMSYEKIMKSLN
- a CDS encoding sugar transferase; amino-acid sequence: MYRNFFKRITDFLVSIIGLLVLSPIFLLVMICLFFANQGQPFFFQKRPGKNGEVFSIIKFKTMNDKKDKDGNLLSDAERLTPVGIFVRKTSLDEIPQLINVIKGDMSLIGPRPLLVQYLPIYNNHQARRHEVKPGITGWAQVNGRNAISWKQKFDYDVWYVDNISFLLDIKIIFLTIKKVFIREGISQEGQATMEFFTNNENE
- a CDS encoding sugar transferase yields the protein MNQYRYWKVIFDCFFAAVLIILFLPLLIVLFIVASVDTRSNGIFCQKRIGQYGKLFIIYKFKTIRDKDEYCSKTGSVLRKYKLDELPQLFNIIKCEMSFVGPRPDIEGYYDKLQGDDRKVLELKPGITSEASIKYSNEETILKAQNEPLFYNDEVLFPDKVKMNLVYLENMSLSNDFKILTKTIFKIFIK
- the rimO gene encoding 30S ribosomal protein S12 methylthiotransferase RimO, whose amino-acid sequence is MRTKSVGKKKINVVTLGCSKNVYDSEVLMSQLKANGKEVVHEDKGDIVVINTCGFIDNAKEESINTILDYVEAKNRGEVEKVFVTGCLSERYKPDLIREIPDVDQYFGTRDLPILLKHLGADYKHELVGERMTTTPKHYAYLKISEGCDRPCSFCAIPLMRGGHVSTPIEKLVTEAQKLAKKGTKELILIAQDLTYYGLDIYKKRALGDLLKELVKVEGIEWIRLHYAFPSGFPEDVLDIIREEEKVCNYIDIPLQHINSDLLKSMKRGTTHEKTDALLSKFREKVPDMAIRTTLIVGYPGETEERFQELKDWVREQRFDRLGCFTYSHEENTSAYVLEDDIPQEIKEARVEEIMELQSQISWEKNQEKIGNIYKCIFDRKEGNYFVGRTEYDSPDVDNTVLVSAENTYISIGDFADVRITSAEEFDLYGELT